Genomic window (Nicotiana sylvestris chromosome 7, ASM39365v2, whole genome shotgun sequence):
AAAACACCAataaactaaattaaaccaaacgaaaCCATACCTAGACCAGCAAACTGGAACCGTGAAATTTCCAGACTATTGGTTAATCTGCTAAATTGATTTCATTTTTGGTTTTAGGCATAAAACGGACTCAATCCATGCACACAACTAATAAATACAGATGTACTATTAGTGCTTCAATTTTAGTTCTTGAAAATCTTGGGTACAAAGCTTCCTAGAGTATACAAAAATTTTCCTAGTATAACTAAAATGCTAATCTGCGCGTCTTAAATACAACTGATACATTCTCACCAGAAAGAGCATATGTTTGCAAGCTGCTAGCACTATCtcacggtcaatgcaaatagtaCTCGCTTTAACTTGCTCAGCAAAACTGAATACACGAGCTCGCCCGACTACTTGATCCAGCGGCAGAGAGGCAGGACAACTGAAGATGCTAGACAGAAACATCTTGTGTACATATCCTACCCAATATCTCAAGGTTATCTGAGAACAAAAGTTTCACATCCTCAATGCTCATCATCTTTTAGAAACTTTCCTCTTTTTCGATACGTTGTTATGTTTCTGATCTCTCATCCTCTTCTTTGATTGTTTTTGGAGCGATTTATTAACCAAAGATGGTTGTTCCTTCAATGCAAAACTTCTTGCTACATGCCCCAAGTGAAGTTTCTTCACCATAAAAATCCCTTTAAGTTCACCACGATGGGCAGTGTATGCACGAACCCATGAGCAAAATGCATTTTGTgccattttcttcatttttagcTGACAACATCAACGAGGCAATCCATCATTTGAAGCATATGAAAATTTATTCCGTCTTACTTAAGTATTACTATTGTTGAGTTACTCGACCAAAGCAATTTTCAGATACAACTAATGAATTATCAGCTTTCTAATCATTAAAAAGGGCATTATAATTTACAATTATAAATTAATAGCATGTGAAACCATCAAATGTTGACCATCATCCAAAAGTGTTGCAATCCCATCAGAATGTGGGCAATTCTCACAAATAAATTTTAAGACCAGGATCATACTGAGCTAAAGGAAGATAAATGGAGGCAAATCAAATATCCAATAGAGCTCTAAATCGTCAACCAAAGGAAGCCTATTTCAGTATAACTATTTACAGCATTCAGATAATTTgcacaaacaaaaaaaagagaagcagATACCCACATAGTAGAATATATTGTACAAGCTTAACCCTCACTTCACCCTACAGAGACCAAGTTCCAAGAGATCATTTATGCCAAATAGGCGTTTTAAGTTATTTTTTCAACCTTAGACTTCCTTAGGTTAACTTGAAGTTGTAATGCCAACTAGCAATATCACAACATAGAAAAGGATAACCAGAAGGATGAAAACAATAGAATTtaagatttttcttttttaaaatctcATAGAAACTAAGAAACTGGACTCCCAACTGCAGATAGGTACGTCAAAATGAAATGAAATGCAAGCTCTGCTGACCATGTTGATGAGATTTGTAACTATGCaagaagcaaaaaataaaatcagCAATTCAACATAAATAAGACCAATTCTCATACCTCTGATGAAATAAAGGATTCCAATGCTCTCTGTAGAGAAACAACCCATGGATGCGTGTCTACTGAAACAAAATTCTTCAGGTGGTACTTGATACCAGACAATGGAAAGCTATCCAAAAGTTTCTGAAGGGGATACTCTGTTAGAGTCACCCCATGTTTCTCCAAGCCATGCAAGTAATCAGTTTCAACTGGCTGTAGGAACAATAAAGAATCGCCCTTTTCACCTATGCGGGCAGTTCTTCCTACCCTGCATTATGATGTAACTAACATCAAACCACGAATTCAGAATAAGCACACCACTCAAATTTGCAAAACAAATTATTGAGGTGTAGATGTGTGTTCAATTACTCCAGACTTGGTAGTGCTTCTGGCTTAAGGAAATTTGAATTCTTTGATGGCACTAGGAAACTTGGGGTCCCTGGCAAAGGGTGAAAGAAATATGTGTAACCACAAAAAGGTGTACACAAAGGATATGTCACCTTTTAAGTCAGAAAAGTGAAGCTTTTTCAGGACCGAACGTGAACTAATTTTCCAATGTTTTTAAATCGAAAAAttttaaaaggaaagaaagagggagagagagagttCACCGGTGCACATATTCAGTCGCCTCTCCTGGAGGATCATACTGTATAATACACCTAACTTTTGGAAAGTCCAAGCCCCTAGCAGCAACATCACTGGACAGCAGAAGTGCTGATTTTTCTGTTTTAAAAGCATTGAATGTAGTTCTTCGGTCCTCGTGATTCATATTCCCATGTAACCGAAGTGTGTTGCATTTCAAAAACAGTTGTTTGTCTTCAATATCTGATTGCCGATGAGGGAGCAACTGAAATCCGCTCACCAATGAGTAATGAAAATCTACAGCATCACATGTTGAAAAAAACACCACAACCTGTACCAGGTACAAATGTAGAATATGCTCAACTTCTGACGGTAAAACATGCTCAAGCTTGATGCCAGTGAATGACATAACTAACATTTTTACAAGTCAAAATTGCTTGTTTGGCACTAAAGAACTGCCTTACCTTCTGGGAAGGCTCCTTCTCAAACAGATGTTTCAGAATTGCAAGAAGCACTACAAGCCGAGAACCACAGGGAACTGTGAATAGAACACCATAAGAATAATACGATCATACAGCAAGTAATCAGGGTAATATACGAATATATACTTCCTAATCATACCTTTTATATATCGCTGAAGTAACTGAGTCGGAAGCTTATATTCCTCAGTTGAAGAACTCAGTAGTTTGCCATCTTTTCCTAATATATCCTTCCCATTAAATTCCATTGGTTCCATGTCTTGCTGAGTTAAATGTAGCTCTGTTTTCTGGTCAAGCCCAACCATCACTGGGTTATCTAAACTAATTTTAGCGAGCTCGTTTACTTTCTCATTTAATGTAGCTGATAACAGCAAATTTTGCCTCTGAACCTCAGAAATCTGTGAAGTTGTGTTATCCTTGCCAGCAGATTTCTGTGGTTTAGAGCCCAGAATATTAAGTATATCTTCAATCTCTTTACCATATCCAAGTTCCAGAATTCTACAAAAGCATACATGCAATTGAGGGGTTAAGGATATGAATTTAGTAAAAGAGCATGTCCATTGGGAGATAAAGCATAGACATACCTGTCTGCTTCATCAAAAATTATCCAGCGCAGGTTCGTGTACAAGAATGATGATGTGTTTTTTAGGTGATCCAAAAGACGTCCAGGAGTTGCAACAAGAATAGATATACCTAGAAATGAGCATTATGATGAGGCTTTTGAAATGCTGCCAAATCAAGATGAGAAAAACTCTCCAGTAGTATTACTACAGAGAACGCTGATTAATATTATACACTATACAGCAATACCCCAAAAGGATAATAGTGGCACGACGGGCTAAGTACTCGGTGTAGAGAGCATAGAGCAGAAAGAGTAGGTAGCACTTAGCTCAGAGCAGAGAAAATAACTCATAGGACGAAGAGTGGGCCTGGAGCCAAGAGAGTGGCTCACTAGATTTACAAGTGTGAAAACAGATTTGTAAGATTTGGCGCTACGCCACTACCATATGAAAGAATTTAAAAATCCACCCTAAAACATAAAAGCAAAGACTAATGTAGTTTAGAATCATCGTAAATCCATCTGTAACCCTTGTACTATGCAAAATTGTATATCTTTAAGAAGAATAAAAGGCGTGCAATCTGGTGCTGGTCCAAAAGGAAATCCTAGCACCCACTATGGAACTGTCAACTTATCAGCACCAATTTCAGCATATTTAAGTAAAAAGCTAGAATAAAAGCAACATGAAAAAGCTTTCTACTATAGCAAGACACCTGACTTTAAGTTATAAAAGTAACTCAGACCAGAGGTCAGGATGCAAAAACATGTACTACCAACATTATACAAAACACTGAAAATATTGAGAAAGTCCTCCGTTACTGTAGCTAACAAATGCGGGGCAATATAGGCAATCTAATTTGGAAAAAACAGACAAGGAGAAGTTTTGTCTAAAAGCAAAACACTACTTTCATTTACAAGGACAACGAATAAAAAGGGGATAAAATGCACCGACCTTTTCGCAATCTTGCTTTCTCTTTGTTCCTGTTTTCCCCTCCCATAATATAGCCAGGAACAATCCAGTGAAAACGGTGCAACAACTTTTGCAAGATCTCATACACCTGCATGCATAATTCGTGTGTTGGCACAAGAACCAACGCTATCCCAAATACATCAGTTAAATTGATTTAAATCACCAAAATTTACAAACACTTGCTTTAGCCTATATACAATCACAACTATTCTAATAATGAGAAAGATGATTAAAGTGTAATGAAGTTTTTACACCATCAGTGTAATTTAAATTAACCTGTTATAACAAGTTACTTGCCATTTATTCTAGGTTACAAATCAATGTTTTTAAATAGAGTCACCTACAATTACTTTTAAGTAACCTAATTGTGTAAATACTTTTACATCGTCGGTGCATAGAATTTAAGTTCTAATGAGAATCACATTTTTATTTTCAGATTCGATAAGCAAATATTACACGTACCAAAAGTACCATCGGTTCGCTGAATCCTGGGATCAGACTTCTGCAACTGGTGAATGACTGGAGCCAAATAAGCTACAGTTTTCCCCGTTCCAGTAGCTGCATTCACTAGCCTGTCACCATTCATTAACATTAATCCAAAAAATAAATTCTAATATTAAAAAACAGAAAACTTGAAATCGAAATACAAgcacatccataatataatagaATAAAAACAATCAAAGAGTAGGGAAATTACACGTGTCGACCGGATAGGACAACAGGAATTGCTTGAGCCTGAACAAGTGTTGGAGCCTCGAATCCAAGCCTCTCTGTTGTCAAATTTACATTAAAAATGAAgcctaaaatatattttttaaataacttTCGAAAATTAACACGAAAAATATGCAATTTTTAATAATTCCAGCtagaatatatatataaaccTTTGAGCTGATCGCATAAGGTAGGGTGAAGACCGAGACTTTGGAAAGAGCAAGAAGCGAAAACCTCTGAATTactgtttttgttgttgttgctgttctcAATCTTTTGCTTTTTCCTCTTGTTAAGGTTTAGCTCCATTTTTTCTTCAGTTTCAGTTTAGAAGCGCTGGGTATTGTGTAGGGTTTTAGTATTCATTCAACTGAAAAAAGACATTGTTTTGCTTACAGGTTGATAATTGGAACTAGTGGGCTTCGTTCGATTTTCATTTTAGGGCCGCAGGTTGTCCGGAATACATTTTGGGCCGAGTATTAATGTTCCGTAAAAATTGCATGGGTAC
Coding sequences:
- the LOC104217787 gene encoding DEAD-box ATP-dependent RNA helicase 17 isoform X2, translating into MVLLVYEILQKLLHRFHWIVPGYIMGGENRNKEKARLRKGISILVATPGRLLDHLKNTSSFLYTNLRWIIFDEADRILELGYGKEIEDILNILGSKPQKSAGKDNTTSQISEVQRQNLLLSATLNEKVNELAKISLDNPVMVGLDQKTELHLTQQDMEPMEFNGKDILGKDGKLLSSSTEEYKLPTQLLQRYIKVPCGSRLVVLLAILKHLFEKEPSQKVVVFFSTCDAVDFHYSLVSGFQLLPHRQSDIEDKQLFLKCNTLRLHGNMNHEDRRTTFNAFKTEKSALLLSSDVAARGLDFPKVRCIIQYDPPGEATEYVHRVGRTARIGEKGDSLLFLQPVETDYLHGLEKHGVTLTEYPLQKLLDSFPLSGIKYHLKNFVSVDTHPWVVSLQRALESFISSELKMKKMAQNAFCSWVRAYTAHRGELKGIFMVKKLHLGHVARSFALKEQPSLVNKSLQKQSKKRMRDQKHNNVSKKRKVSKR
- the LOC104217787 gene encoding DEAD-box ATP-dependent RNA helicase 17 isoform X1, yielding MELNLNKRKKQKIENSNNNKNSNSEVFASCSFQSLGLHPTLCDQLKERLGFEAPTLVQAQAIPVVLSGRHVLVNAATGTGKTVAYLAPVIHQLQKSDPRIQRTDGTFALVLVPTHELCMQVYEILQKLLHRFHWIVPGYIMGGENRNKEKARLRKGISILVATPGRLLDHLKNTSSFLYTNLRWIIFDEADRILELGYGKEIEDILNILGSKPQKSAGKDNTTSQISEVQRQNLLLSATLNEKVNELAKISLDNPVMVGLDQKTELHLTQQDMEPMEFNGKDILGKDGKLLSSSTEEYKLPTQLLQRYIKVPCGSRLVVLLAILKHLFEKEPSQKVVVFFSTCDAVDFHYSLVSGFQLLPHRQSDIEDKQLFLKCNTLRLHGNMNHEDRRTTFNAFKTEKSALLLSSDVAARGLDFPKVRCIIQYDPPGEATEYVHRVGRTARIGEKGDSLLFLQPVETDYLHGLEKHGVTLTEYPLQKLLDSFPLSGIKYHLKNFVSVDTHPWVVSLQRALESFISSELKMKKMAQNAFCSWVRAYTAHRGELKGIFMVKKLHLGHVARSFALKEQPSLVNKSLQKQSKKRMRDQKHNNVSKKRKVSKR